From a region of the Cyclopterus lumpus isolate fCycLum1 chromosome 5, fCycLum1.pri, whole genome shotgun sequence genome:
- the setmar gene encoding histone-lysine N-methyltransferase SETMAR has product MSIDRRVDLSNCLEDVPVLIEPTSAATTFPKFQYSPDNIQGPGCTTDPSEVTLPGCSCRSHSCCTENCPCPRTRGPAYDGAGALLNLSPTDSGYCSPVFECNALCACSEACSNRVVQGGLRLRLEVYSTGNKGWGVRALEAIPHGTFVCEYAGEVIGLEEARRRQLAQRAGENNYIIAVREHAGAGPVAETFVDPAAVGNVGRFLNHSCQPNLFMQPVRVHSVVPRLALFAGRNIDAQEELTFDYTGGYSNQLPVELLSTQRDADIQASRTDGLQRKECHCGATNCIQFLPLDLSIINRE; this is encoded by the exons ATGAGTATCGACAGACGTGTGGATTTGAGCAACTGCCTCGAGGATGTTCCGGTTTTAATTGAGCCCACTTCCGCCGCCACGACGTTTCCCAAATTTCAG TATTCCCCAGATAACATTCAGGGACCAGGGTGCACCACTGACCCCAGTGAAGTCACCCTTCCTGGATGCTCCTGCCGTTCCCACTCCTGCTGCACTGAGAACTGCCCCTGCCCGCGGACACGTGGCCCTGCGTACGATGGCGCTGGCGCGCTGCTGAACCTCAGCCCGACGGATTCTGGTTACTGCTCGCCTGTGTTCGAGTGCAACGCCCTCTGCGCCTGCAGCGAGGCCTGCTCCAACCGGGTGGTGCAGGGAGGGTTAAGGCTCCGGCTGGAGGTGTACAGCACCGGGAACAAGGGCTGGGGAGTGCGAGCGCTGGAGGCAATCCCACATGGGACGTTTGTGTGCGAGTACGCCGGAGAGGTGATCGGCCTCGAGGAGGCCAGGCGGCGACAGCTCGCCCAGAGAGCCGGGGAAAACAACTACATCATCGCCGTGAGGGAGCACGCGGGCGCAGGCCCCGTCGCCGAGACATTCGTGGACCCCGCCGCGGTGGGGAACGTAGGCCGCTTCCTCAACCACTCCTGCCAGCCCAACCTGTTCATGCAGCCGGTCCGCGTGCACTCCGTGGTTCCTCGGCTGGCGCTGTTTGCCGGGCGGAACATTGACGCGCAGGAGGAGCTGACGTTTGACTACACGGGGGGATACAGTAACCAACTCCCCGTCGAGCTGCTGTCCACCCAAAGGGACGCCGACATACAGGCCAGTCGGACAGATGGACTCCAGAGGAAAGAGTGCCACTGCGGTGCCACCAACTGTATTCAGTTTCTTCCATTGGATTTATCTATTATCAACCGGGAATGA